One genomic segment of Penaeus chinensis breed Huanghai No. 1 chromosome 13, ASM1920278v2, whole genome shotgun sequence includes these proteins:
- the LOC125031527 gene encoding cuticle protein AM1199-like, whose protein sequence is MKTIILVCTFALALAAPQYGRPNPKHIAIVREDRQDDGNGRFRYSFEAENGISVAAAGTPGSKGQSNIDGNFRFRLDDGRTAEVSYVADEFGYRPESPLIPTPHPLPAHAIEQIRFAEEQSRRLG, encoded by the exons ATGAAGACG ATCATCCTCGTGTGTACCTTCGCCCTGGCTCTGGCGGCCCCTCAGTACGGACGCCCGAACCCTAAGCATATTGCGATTGTCAGGGAAGATCGGCAGGACGATGGCAACGGGCGTTTTAGGTATAGCTTCGAGGCTGAAAACGGCATCAGTGTGGCTGCCGCTGGCACCCCCGGGTCCAAGGGGCAGAGTAACATTGATGGAAACTTTAG GTTCCGCCTCGACGACGGCAGAACCGCCGAAGTCAGTTACGTCGCGGACGAGTTCGGATATCGCCCAGagtcccccctcatccccaccccccaccccctccccgcccacgccatcgAGCAGATCCGCTTCGCCGAGGAGCAGAGTCGCCGCTTAGGTTAA